A genomic segment from Actinoplanes sichuanensis encodes:
- a CDS encoding sensor histidine kinase, with the protein MNVEIAGLRAELELERDRNADLRATMDGLNRSVEELRTFARDVSHDLKAPLAGILGYAQLLEHLDFGLPRPPGYDEFVSEINRSADRMRRLIDDVLAYSATADSPLRLGPIDLSTLVDDLTADAVGLIRPTPTITHDILPAVHGDHGMVRRLLENLIGNAIKYVPLGEAARVHVSARVLDDMVRIEITDHGIGIQDGQHEAIFEELHRAHPEAYPGNGLGLPICRRIVQRMGGAIGADPSFRGGARIWFTLPPARRAGDPQPAVVPELDHTPV; encoded by the coding sequence GTGAACGTCGAAATCGCCGGTCTCCGCGCCGAGCTGGAGCTGGAGCGCGACCGCAACGCGGACCTCCGGGCCACGATGGACGGGCTGAACCGGTCGGTGGAGGAGTTGCGGACCTTCGCGCGCGACGTCAGCCACGACCTGAAGGCGCCACTGGCCGGCATCCTCGGCTACGCCCAGCTGCTGGAGCACCTCGACTTCGGACTGCCCCGCCCGCCCGGGTACGACGAGTTCGTCTCCGAGATCAACCGCAGCGCCGACCGGATGCGGCGGCTCATCGACGACGTGCTGGCCTACTCGGCGACCGCCGACAGTCCGCTGCGGCTGGGCCCGATCGACCTGTCCACGCTGGTCGACGACCTGACCGCGGACGCCGTCGGCCTGATCCGGCCGACCCCCACGATCACCCACGACATCCTGCCCGCGGTCCACGGCGACCACGGCATGGTGCGGCGGCTGCTGGAGAACCTGATCGGCAACGCCATCAAGTACGTGCCGCTCGGCGAGGCGGCCCGGGTGCACGTCTCGGCCCGGGTGCTCGACGACATGGTCCGGATCGAGATCACCGACCACGGAATCGGAATCCAGGACGGGCAGCACGAGGCCATCTTCGAGGAACTTCACCGGGCGCATCCCGAGGCGTACCCGGGAAATGGTCTGGGTCTGCCCATCTGCCGCCGCATCGTGCAACGGATGGGTGGCGCGATCGGCGCCGATCCCTCGTTCCGTGGCGGAGCCCGCATCTGGTTCACCCTGCCGCCGGCACGGAGGGCCGGCGATCCGCAGCCGGCCGTGGTTCCCGAACTCGACCACACCCCGGTCTGA
- a CDS encoding glycosyltransferase family 4 protein yields MRILILNWRDLSHPAAGGAEVYTEQVLRRWAAAGHQVTLFAAAVHGRPAHEIRDGYRIVRAGSRFTVYREARRWWQRHGRGNFDVVIDETNTVPFHAHEWVDDGTRTVALVHQTCEEIWHINAPPVLAHLGRHRLEPNWLRRLGGGPILAVSESTREALARFGADDVTVVPEGYEPPLPLPRPAKDEQPTAVFCGRMVSYKRPGDVIRAVGLARERVPGLRLRMIGGGPLLDRLAAAAPAHVTFHGRVSEEEKHDLMARSHVHLAASVREGWGLVVTEAAALGTPTIAYDVPGLRDSTTAAGGVVVAARPEAMAASLAESLPGWLRAAPAPLPYGGAHSWDTVADTLLAEVQRHARVPRGPMRVAA; encoded by the coding sequence ATGCGGATCCTGATCCTGAATTGGCGCGACCTGAGCCACCCGGCGGCCGGCGGGGCCGAGGTCTACACCGAGCAGGTGCTGCGCCGGTGGGCGGCGGCCGGGCACCAGGTCACCCTGTTCGCGGCGGCGGTGCACGGGCGGCCGGCGCACGAGATCCGGGACGGCTACCGGATCGTCCGCGCCGGCAGCCGGTTCACCGTCTACCGGGAGGCCCGCCGGTGGTGGCAGCGCCACGGGCGCGGCAATTTCGACGTGGTGATCGACGAGACCAACACGGTGCCGTTCCACGCGCACGAGTGGGTCGACGACGGTACCCGGACGGTCGCCCTGGTCCACCAGACCTGCGAGGAGATCTGGCACATCAACGCGCCGCCGGTGCTCGCGCATCTGGGCCGGCACCGGCTGGAGCCGAACTGGCTGCGGCGCCTGGGCGGCGGTCCGATCCTGGCGGTGTCCGAGTCGACGCGGGAGGCGCTGGCCCGGTTCGGCGCGGACGACGTGACGGTGGTGCCGGAGGGCTACGAGCCACCGCTGCCGCTGCCTCGGCCGGCCAAGGACGAGCAGCCCACGGCCGTCTTCTGCGGGCGGATGGTGAGCTACAAGCGGCCCGGTGACGTGATCCGGGCGGTCGGGCTGGCCCGCGAGCGGGTGCCCGGGCTACGGCTGCGGATGATCGGCGGGGGCCCACTGCTGGACCGGCTGGCCGCCGCGGCGCCCGCCCACGTCACATTCCACGGACGGGTCTCCGAGGAGGAGAAACACGACCTGATGGCCCGGTCGCACGTGCACCTGGCGGCCAGCGTGCGGGAGGGCTGGGGCCTGGTGGTCACCGAGGCCGCCGCGCTCGGCACCCCGACCATCGCGTACGACGTGCCGGGGCTGCGCGACTCGACCACGGCGGCCGGTGGGGTCGTGGTGGCGGCCCGGCCCGAGGCGATGGCCGCGAGCCTGGCCGAGTCACTGCCCGGCTGGCTGCGGGCGGCGCCGGCACCGCTGCCGTACGGCGGCGCCCACTCCTGGGACACCGTCGCCGACACCCTGCTGGCCGAGGTCCAGCGGCACGCCAGGGTGCCCCGCGGCCCGATGCGGGTGGCGGCCTGA
- a CDS encoding glycosyltransferase family 4 protein, producing MTRVAHVIAEFSGREAMGRTVTETVQRVPAEHHLITTHVVDGGRIFASTHELGGALETFPLGRAAELAGVLAGMRPDLVHVHAGALGPLLALHPALRPYPKLLTVYAWPTLPGPRAWRRGTPAEMWSSNVLRPRVAVTTVLPPALAAAALRRAGVTTVLTPDPRVEERLGRPGGPEIVRYACGAPDDERRARFDRTSPVIVFAGRAETVRGLDTLLDAFPAVRERVPGVRLRLLLIPRPELPAILARAGEAGEAIDVVTEPVPDLLGEFAAAQVGTWPFKFDYTTSPPAMALVEAMAVGLPVVGTDVACVRSVLDPGVNGLSVPPADPPALARALISLLTDEATWHRYAAAGRDSARDHMGWEQATDRAAAAYRGLTGGLAHRLTSG from the coding sequence GTGACCCGGGTCGCGCATGTCATCGCCGAGTTCTCCGGGCGGGAGGCGATGGGGCGTACCGTCACCGAGACCGTCCAGCGGGTGCCCGCCGAACACCACCTGATCACCACACACGTCGTGGACGGCGGCCGGATCTTCGCGAGCACCCACGAGTTGGGCGGCGCCCTGGAGACGTTCCCACTGGGCCGGGCGGCCGAACTGGCCGGTGTGCTGGCCGGGATGCGCCCCGATCTGGTGCATGTGCACGCCGGTGCGCTCGGGCCGCTGCTCGCGCTGCATCCGGCGCTGCGGCCGTACCCGAAACTACTCACCGTCTACGCCTGGCCCACGCTGCCCGGCCCGCGCGCCTGGCGCCGGGGCACCCCGGCCGAGATGTGGTCGTCGAACGTGCTGCGGCCGCGGGTCGCGGTCACCACCGTGCTGCCGCCCGCGCTGGCCGCCGCCGCGCTGCGCCGGGCCGGGGTCACCACGGTGCTCACCCCCGATCCGCGGGTCGAGGAACGGCTCGGGCGGCCCGGCGGTCCGGAGATCGTGCGATACGCGTGCGGCGCCCCGGACGACGAGCGCCGGGCCCGGTTCGACCGGACGTCACCGGTGATCGTGTTCGCCGGGCGGGCCGAGACGGTACGCGGGCTGGACACGCTGCTCGACGCGTTCCCGGCGGTTCGCGAGCGGGTGCCGGGCGTACGGCTGCGGCTGCTGTTGATCCCTCGCCCCGAGCTGCCCGCCATCCTGGCCCGGGCCGGAGAGGCCGGCGAGGCGATCGACGTCGTCACCGAACCCGTTCCGGATCTGCTCGGCGAGTTCGCGGCGGCGCAGGTCGGGACGTGGCCGTTCAAGTTCGACTACACCACCTCGCCGCCCGCGATGGCGCTGGTCGAGGCGATGGCGGTGGGCCTGCCGGTGGTGGGCACCGACGTCGCGTGTGTCCGCTCCGTGCTGGACCCCGGGGTGAACGGGCTGTCCGTCCCGCCGGCCGACCCGCCGGCACTGGCCCGGGCCCTGATCAGCCTGCTCACCGACGAGGCGACCTGGCACCGATACGCCGCCGCCGGACGGGACTCGGCACGCGACCACATGGGCTGGGAGCAGGCCACCGACCGGGCCGCGGCGGCGTACCGAGGTCTGACCGGCGGGCTTGCCCACCGCTTGACATCGGGATGA
- a CDS encoding metallophosphoesterase family protein, with amino-acid sequence MIGIVGRLLGGRSRRRMRWARRHLILWTSGALAVALVAVLLWPAGRRFIIAPSVVTVVAVGDMACDPADPDLKPAGEPPGDRCRQQSVSDLAVAVDPDYLLALGDVQYEVPTREAFRTVYGPSYGRLRNRTVPVFGNQEYKVQDASSFKTYFGDRVRDPRGFWSEEIGQWHLVVLNSNCSAVSGGCARGSPQQTWLAADLAAAGDRCVIAAWHHPRWSSGLAGSDERTADLFRTLYDNQVELVLSGHDAHYERFAPLNPEGRTDDKGVRQFVVGTGGQAHYRPELPPAAGAVKGEYVDYDHHGVLSLTLRPTSYQWGFRPLEASETLTDEGSANCL; translated from the coding sequence ATGATCGGGATCGTCGGGCGGCTGCTCGGCGGCCGGTCCCGGCGGCGGATGCGCTGGGCCCGTCGCCACCTGATCCTGTGGACCTCCGGCGCCCTGGCCGTCGCACTGGTCGCGGTGCTGTTGTGGCCGGCCGGGCGACGGTTCATCATCGCCCCGTCGGTGGTCACCGTGGTCGCCGTCGGGGACATGGCCTGCGACCCGGCCGACCCGGACCTGAAACCGGCCGGCGAGCCACCCGGCGACCGGTGCCGCCAGCAGTCGGTCTCCGATCTCGCGGTCGCGGTGGATCCGGACTACCTGCTGGCGCTGGGCGACGTCCAGTACGAGGTGCCGACCCGGGAGGCGTTCCGCACCGTCTACGGCCCGTCCTACGGCCGCCTGCGCAACCGCACCGTGCCGGTCTTCGGCAACCAGGAGTACAAGGTGCAGGACGCGTCGTCGTTCAAGACCTACTTCGGTGATCGGGTACGCGACCCGCGCGGCTTCTGGTCCGAGGAGATCGGTCAGTGGCACCTGGTGGTGCTCAACTCGAACTGTTCGGCGGTGTCCGGTGGCTGCGCGCGGGGCTCACCGCAGCAGACCTGGCTGGCCGCCGATCTGGCCGCCGCCGGGGACCGCTGTGTGATCGCCGCCTGGCACCATCCGCGCTGGTCCAGTGGTCTGGCCGGATCCGACGAGCGGACCGCCGACCTGTTCCGGACCCTCTACGACAACCAGGTGGAGCTGGTGCTGTCCGGCCACGACGCGCACTACGAGCGGTTCGCCCCGCTGAACCCGGAGGGGCGGACCGACGACAAGGGGGTGCGGCAGTTCGTCGTCGGCACCGGGGGACAGGCCCATTACCGGCCCGAGCTGCCGCCCGCGGCCGGGGCGGTGAAGGGCGAATACGTCGACTACGACCACCACGGGGTGCTGTCGCTGACTCTGCGGCCGACCTCCTACCAGTGGGGGTTCCGTCCGCTGGAGGCGTCCGAGACACTCACCGACGAAGGGTCGGCGAACTGCCTGTGA
- a CDS encoding Neogenin codes for MDLRRLMVAVGAAALGVVTSTVALPSSAQAALTAPKTLAVNRTADDVYKLRVVWKAVPDADHYAIDITAGDIQTVLDLPATTTEYTIDAPNPCTAYKIRVGAVDSAGVIANTGYYSLRALTPSAVTGVSTGRADDGTTATATWKLPAWTGYTPLTGYRAVFTRMIDGAVLADQTGTDMSFRYSGADPERAYTLSLTTVNEYGACVTTRSLVDRFRPAEPTNVVAERRADAPGTVEMVWKAPTGGPVPTYYQIGYGTEKVTKLVKVDASARSSTLALAADKRWVVELKAYNENGGSNAVTSAVPATVTEVPATPAPTTEPTVAPVVDRTPPTITAALSRQPVDDWFGSPVTIEFTCDDDSGTVAFCPAPMVAGTDGAAQRFTGTARDAAGNTATTTVTVNVDVTAPEITATVLGTPNAAGWYTSPPTIHYSCTDAGSGIATCPADTVVSVEGLGQKVSGIAVDKAGNTSTKTMVLDFDGTAPVISSSVDQPANDAGWYRNVPTVHFNCADPASGLASCTADTTVTTEGAGQVVEGVSVDKAGNSASRSVTVNVDRTAPQITAELSTAANGSGWHRTIPTVHFACTDTGSGIDTCPADITIDTDGTQVVHGTAVDRAGNTAGTSITVNLDRNEPVITSSVDQAANDNGWYRTAPTVHFTCTDTGSAIDTCPTDTTVDTDGTQVVDGAAVDRAGNTARTSVTVNVDRTAPTITATLTGTANPAGWHRTPPTVEFTCADTGSGIDVCPADTKVGTDIAGHMITGTAVDKAGNTATTSVTVNLDQTAPAITSSVDAAANAAGWYRTAPTARFTCIDAGSGIATCPADTTVNTEGLGKVVNGTATDKAGNSSTATVTLNIDRTAPTISATLTGTVGASGWYRTAPSVKYTCTDGTSGIATCPADTTVNADGSQVVTGTAVDKADNTAGASVTVKVDRTAPVVSVTGAVDGAVYGPDANPVVACATADPLSGVATAAVLSHTENNGTHTVKCTGAVDKAGNAATPTQITYSVKLNVAWLVALTRKYAASASAVTLQQLENDLYAGRIVAYIAKVTAMTNGAKPVLTPVQATTLTFWALSLVLTR; via the coding sequence ATGGACTTGAGGCGACTAATGGTCGCGGTGGGCGCGGCGGCGCTCGGGGTGGTGACCTCAACGGTCGCCCTCCCGTCGAGCGCCCAAGCCGCTCTCACGGCGCCCAAGACACTGGCGGTGAACCGAACCGCCGACGACGTGTACAAGTTACGCGTCGTCTGGAAGGCGGTTCCCGACGCCGACCACTACGCGATCGACATCACCGCCGGTGACATCCAGACCGTGCTGGATCTGCCGGCCACCACCACCGAATACACGATCGACGCGCCGAACCCGTGTACGGCGTACAAGATCCGCGTCGGCGCGGTCGACTCGGCCGGCGTGATCGCGAACACCGGCTACTACTCGCTGCGCGCGTTGACCCCGAGCGCCGTCACGGGTGTGTCCACCGGCCGGGCCGACGACGGTACCACGGCCACCGCCACCTGGAAGCTCCCGGCGTGGACCGGGTACACCCCGCTGACCGGCTATCGCGCGGTCTTCACCCGGATGATCGACGGCGCGGTGCTGGCCGACCAGACCGGCACCGACATGTCGTTCCGCTACTCGGGAGCCGACCCGGAGCGGGCCTACACACTGTCGCTGACCACCGTCAACGAATACGGCGCATGCGTCACGACCAGGTCGCTGGTGGACCGTTTCCGACCGGCCGAACCGACGAACGTGGTCGCGGAACGCCGGGCCGACGCGCCGGGCACGGTCGAGATGGTGTGGAAGGCTCCGACCGGCGGGCCGGTGCCCACCTACTACCAGATCGGGTACGGCACCGAGAAGGTCACGAAGCTGGTCAAGGTCGACGCGTCGGCCCGGTCCAGCACCCTCGCCCTGGCCGCCGACAAACGCTGGGTCGTCGAGCTGAAGGCGTACAACGAGAACGGTGGCAGCAACGCGGTCACCAGCGCCGTCCCGGCCACCGTCACCGAGGTGCCGGCCACCCCGGCGCCCACCACCGAACCCACCGTCGCGCCGGTCGTGGACCGGACTCCCCCGACGATCACCGCCGCGCTGTCCCGGCAGCCGGTGGACGACTGGTTCGGTAGCCCGGTGACGATCGAGTTCACCTGCGACGACGACAGCGGGACGGTCGCCTTCTGCCCGGCTCCGATGGTCGCCGGCACCGACGGCGCGGCCCAGCGGTTCACCGGCACCGCCCGGGACGCCGCCGGCAACACGGCCACCACCACGGTGACCGTCAACGTCGACGTGACCGCGCCGGAGATCACCGCCACGGTGCTCGGCACCCCGAACGCCGCGGGCTGGTACACCTCGCCTCCGACGATCCACTACTCCTGCACGGACGCGGGATCCGGGATCGCCACCTGCCCGGCCGACACCGTGGTCAGCGTCGAAGGGCTCGGCCAGAAGGTCAGCGGCATCGCGGTGGACAAGGCCGGCAACACCAGCACCAAGACCATGGTCCTGGATTTCGACGGGACCGCCCCGGTCATCAGCAGCTCGGTCGACCAGCCCGCGAACGACGCCGGCTGGTACCGCAACGTCCCCACCGTCCACTTCAACTGCGCCGACCCCGCCTCCGGGCTGGCCTCCTGCACCGCCGACACCACGGTGACCACGGAGGGTGCGGGCCAGGTCGTCGAGGGCGTCTCGGTCGACAAGGCCGGCAACAGCGCGAGCCGGTCGGTCACCGTCAATGTGGACCGCACCGCACCGCAGATCACCGCCGAACTGTCCACCGCCGCCAACGGCTCGGGCTGGCACCGCACCATCCCCACGGTTCACTTCGCCTGCACCGACACCGGCTCCGGCATCGACACCTGCCCGGCCGACATCACCATCGACACCGACGGCACCCAGGTCGTCCACGGCACCGCCGTGGACCGGGCCGGCAACACCGCCGGCACGTCGATCACCGTCAACCTGGACCGGAACGAACCGGTCATCACCTCCTCCGTCGACCAGGCCGCGAACGACAACGGCTGGTACCGCACCGCTCCCACGGTTCACTTCACCTGCACCGACACCGGCTCCGCGATCGACACCTGCCCAACCGACACCACCGTCGACACCGACGGCACCCAGGTCGTCGACGGCGCGGCCGTGGACCGGGCCGGCAACACCGCACGTACCTCGGTCACCGTCAACGTCGACCGGACCGCCCCGACGATCACCGCGACCCTGACCGGCACCGCCAACCCGGCCGGCTGGCACCGCACCCCGCCGACCGTCGAGTTCACCTGCGCCGACACCGGCTCGGGCATCGACGTCTGCCCGGCCGACACCAAGGTCGGCACCGACATCGCCGGTCACATGATCACCGGCACCGCCGTCGACAAGGCCGGCAACACCGCCACCACCTCGGTGACCGTCAACCTGGATCAGACCGCCCCGGCGATCACCTCCTCGGTCGACGCGGCGGCCAACGCGGCCGGCTGGTACCGGACCGCCCCCACCGCCAGGTTCACCTGCATCGACGCCGGCTCGGGCATCGCCACCTGCCCGGCCGACACCACGGTGAACACCGAGGGCCTGGGCAAGGTGGTGAACGGCACGGCGACCGACAAGGCCGGCAACAGCTCCACGGCCACGGTCACCCTGAACATCGACCGGACCGCCCCCACCATCAGCGCGACGCTGACCGGTACGGTCGGTGCCTCCGGCTGGTACCGCACCGCCCCGTCGGTGAAGTACACCTGCACCGACGGCACCTCCGGCATCGCCACCTGCCCGGCCGACACCACCGTCAACGCCGACGGATCCCAGGTCGTCACCGGCACCGCCGTCGACAAGGCGGACAACACCGCCGGCGCCTCGGTGACGGTCAAGGTCGACCGCACCGCGCCCGTCGTCTCGGTCACCGGAGCCGTCGACGGCGCCGTCTACGGCCCGGACGCCAACCCGGTGGTCGCCTGCGCCACCGCCGACCCGCTGTCGGGCGTGGCCACCGCCGCCGTGCTCAGCCACACCGAGAACAACGGCACGCACACCGTGAAGTGCACGGGTGCGGTCGACAAGGCCGGCAACGCCGCCACGCCGACGCAGATCACCTACAGCGTCAAGCTGAACGTCGCGTGGCTGGTCGCGCTGACCCGCAAGTACGCGGCCTCAGCCTCGGCGGTCACCCTCCAGCAGCTGGAGAACGACCTCTACGCGGGACGGATCGTCGCGTACATCGCCAAGGTGACCGCGATGACGAACGGCGCCAAGCCGGTTCTCACCCCGGTCCAGGCGACGACGCTGACCTTCTGGGCGCTGTCGTTGGTCCTGACCCGCTAG
- a CDS encoding glycosyltransferase family 2 protein: protein MTRPPTLSVIVPAYNSAALLREFLASFQASDFRDFEIVVNDDVRSSDETPEVVAEHQARGLAVRYLKENRSMAQGRRRGAAEATGDILLHLDTDMTVTPSLLGECADLLDGDYDALVIPEESFGTTFWARCKWLEKKCYDGVEQIESLRCLRRDIYEKLGGHDERMVFSEDKDLDLRVRAAGYRVGRTRGFLFHNEGGLRLSRTLKKKLGYVGTADVFAQEHPEAFRWQINILHRFALYLRNIGYLRTHPLLYAGMWFMKISEFGFGAAGHVLRRVRPAARMVPA from the coding sequence ATGACCCGTCCTCCGACGCTCTCGGTCATCGTGCCCGCGTACAACAGCGCCGCGCTGCTCCGCGAGTTCCTGGCCTCCTTCCAGGCGTCCGACTTCCGTGACTTCGAGATCGTCGTCAACGACGACGTCCGGTCGTCCGACGAGACGCCGGAGGTGGTGGCCGAACATCAGGCCCGCGGCCTGGCCGTGCGTTACCTGAAGGAGAACCGGTCGATGGCCCAGGGCCGTAGACGCGGCGCCGCCGAGGCCACCGGCGACATCCTGCTGCACCTCGACACCGACATGACGGTGACGCCGAGCCTGCTCGGCGAGTGCGCCGACCTGCTGGACGGCGACTACGACGCCCTGGTCATCCCGGAGGAGTCGTTCGGCACCACGTTCTGGGCGCGGTGCAAATGGCTGGAGAAGAAGTGCTACGACGGCGTCGAGCAGATCGAATCGCTGCGCTGTCTGCGCCGCGACATCTACGAGAAGCTCGGCGGGCACGACGAGCGGATGGTCTTCTCCGAGGACAAGGATCTCGACCTGCGGGTCCGGGCGGCCGGCTATCGCGTCGGCCGGACCCGGGGCTTCCTCTTCCACAACGAGGGCGGGTTGCGGCTCTCCCGGACCCTGAAGAAGAAGCTGGGGTACGTGGGAACGGCCGACGTCTTCGCGCAGGAGCACCCCGAGGCGTTCCGCTGGCAGATCAACATCCTGCACCGGTTCGCCCTCTACCTGCGCAACATCGGCTACCTGCGCACCCACCCACTGCTCTACGCCGGCATGTGGTTCATGAAGATCAGTGAGTTCGGTTTCGGGGCGGCCGGGCACGTGCTGCGTCGGGTCCGTCCGGCCGCCCGGATGGTGCCGGCGTGA
- a CDS encoding ATP-binding protein, whose amino-acid sequence MGYAARTLVEAIPAPAAILDLDGRVLVANGRWSAPGRDGELYPAEGGFLSAAPGPCGGHRGVLEAVWHLTPTAPPVRIRCRCDEAGERVLQVATLATGDGERQCLVTEIAEEPGEDTRAEFLALLSHEARTPVTTVVAAVELLRAQSLEQGVREIVDNVYFSARALETLTDNLLDLGKLETGRLRLTDEPVTVRALLEGVVEPLQRESRSKGILLLTAPAPDLPPVLMGDARRLRQVLDAVVGNAVKFTTEGEVVVLAEAPGDGTWVMTVSDTGPGITEPQRARIFQPFTQADSSSARRHEGAGLGLALASRLVARMGGTIDVESSPGAGAMFRIRLPLQVAPAAAEPEPRPLIRRRIAVVAPTARSTRALSWLLAGAGAEPVAAVFDEVIRPMADVDTVVWCDDSHDPEAAYRADTVGRAVGPDGQGLMISTTDPRTGVVRRPGVLTAPLILNRLVAALNQERTGVRGAPVTVPPLSGGRVLLAEDNEVNRTVFRRMIELMGVTCDTVVDGAAAARAALGGPEYDVVLMDVQMPRTDGLEATRLIRAAGCRTPILALTATAPADRDRCLAAGMNGRLSKPITLPELRAALAPYLHPAATAPPGDPDGPTLSPIQTDDDPAPVMAR is encoded by the coding sequence ATGGGATATGCAGCGCGCACCCTCGTCGAGGCGATCCCCGCACCCGCGGCGATCCTGGACCTCGACGGTCGTGTGCTCGTCGCCAACGGGCGATGGTCCGCGCCCGGCCGCGACGGCGAGCTCTACCCGGCCGAGGGCGGTTTCCTCAGCGCCGCGCCCGGACCGTGCGGTGGGCACCGTGGGGTGCTGGAGGCGGTGTGGCATCTGACGCCGACCGCCCCACCGGTACGGATCCGGTGCCGGTGCGACGAGGCGGGCGAACGCGTGCTGCAGGTGGCCACCCTGGCGACCGGCGACGGCGAACGCCAGTGCCTGGTCACCGAGATCGCCGAGGAACCCGGCGAGGACACCCGTGCCGAGTTCCTCGCCCTGCTCAGCCACGAGGCGCGCACCCCGGTGACCACGGTGGTGGCGGCGGTCGAGCTGCTCCGCGCGCAGTCGCTGGAACAGGGTGTCCGGGAGATCGTGGACAACGTCTACTTCTCCGCCCGGGCCCTGGAGACACTCACCGACAACCTGCTCGACCTGGGCAAGCTGGAGACCGGCCGGCTGCGTCTGACCGACGAGCCGGTGACCGTACGGGCACTGCTGGAGGGCGTGGTCGAGCCGCTCCAGCGGGAGTCCCGCAGCAAGGGCATCCTGCTGTTGACCGCCCCGGCCCCGGATCTCCCGCCGGTGCTCATGGGTGACGCCCGGCGGCTGCGGCAGGTGCTGGACGCGGTGGTCGGCAACGCGGTCAAGTTCACCACCGAGGGTGAGGTCGTGGTGCTGGCCGAGGCTCCCGGTGACGGCACCTGGGTGATGACCGTGTCGGACACCGGTCCCGGCATCACCGAACCGCAGCGGGCCCGGATCTTCCAGCCGTTCACCCAGGCCGACTCGTCGAGCGCCCGGCGGCATGAGGGCGCCGGTCTCGGCCTGGCGCTGGCGTCCCGGCTAGTCGCCCGGATGGGCGGGACCATCGACGTGGAGTCGTCGCCGGGCGCCGGGGCGATGTTCCGGATCCGGCTGCCCCTGCAGGTCGCCCCGGCCGCGGCCGAGCCCGAGCCGCGCCCGCTGATCCGCCGGCGGATCGCCGTGGTGGCGCCCACCGCCCGGTCCACGCGGGCGCTGTCCTGGCTGCTGGCCGGGGCCGGCGCGGAGCCGGTGGCGGCCGTGTTCGACGAGGTGATCCGGCCGATGGCGGACGTCGACACGGTGGTGTGGTGCGACGACTCGCACGACCCGGAGGCGGCTTACCGGGCGGACACCGTCGGCCGGGCGGTCGGCCCGGACGGTCAGGGCCTGATGATCAGCACCACCGACCCGCGCACCGGGGTGGTCCGCCGGCCCGGTGTGCTGACCGCGCCGCTGATCCTCAACCGGCTGGTCGCCGCCCTGAACCAGGAGCGGACCGGCGTCCGCGGTGCACCGGTGACGGTGCCGCCGCTGTCCGGCGGCCGGGTGCTGCTGGCCGAGGACAACGAGGTCAACCGTACGGTCTTCCGCCGCATGATCGAGCTGATGGGCGTCACCTGCGACACCGTCGTGGACGGCGCGGCGGCGGCCCGGGCGGCGCTCGGCGGGCCCGAATACGACGTGGTGCTGATGGATGTGCAGATGCCCCGCACGGATGGCCTGGAGGCGACCCGGCTGATCCGGGCGGCCGGGTGCCGTACCCCCATCCTGGCTCTGACCGCGACCGCACCCGCGGACCGGGACCGATGCCTGGCGGCCGGGATGAACGGGCGGCTCAGCAAGCCGATCACGCTGCCCGAACTACGGGCCGCGCTGGCGCCCTATCTGCATCCCGCGGCGACCGCGCCACCGGGTGACCCGGACGGCCCGACCCTCTCCCCGATCCAGACCGACGACGACCCGGCGCCGGTGATGGCCCGATGA
- a CDS encoding glycosyltransferase family 2 protein: MNATATIHRPVTAAAVATLAPAADPNLWAPATAGIELTVVVPFYNCGPVVARTIRDIAATLTAAGVGHEIIAVNDGSTDGSQHHVYGIPGVRLIDNRTNSGKGNALHQGFAAARGAWIGFIDADGDIAPHHLATYLMLARGGDHTAVYADKRHSGSVSGATRLRKLISIVYSTLVALLFLLKVKDTQTGCKIIRRDALAQLLPHLREQRFAFDLEFFVAAKAAGIGNMQAAPVALNTGANGSTVTTNTIVRTLRDTVTIHRRHLAGHYRQAAA, from the coding sequence ATGAACGCAACCGCCACCATCCACCGCCCCGTCACCGCCGCCGCCGTCGCCACCCTGGCGCCGGCGGCCGACCCCAACCTGTGGGCCCCGGCCACCGCGGGCATCGAGCTGACCGTGGTCGTCCCCTTCTACAACTGCGGCCCGGTGGTGGCCCGCACGATCCGCGACATCGCCGCCACGCTCACCGCCGCCGGCGTCGGGCACGAGATCATCGCGGTCAACGACGGCAGCACCGACGGCTCGCAGCACCACGTGTACGGCATCCCCGGCGTCCGCCTGATCGACAACCGCACCAACTCGGGTAAGGGCAACGCACTGCACCAGGGTTTCGCCGCCGCACGGGGCGCCTGGATCGGGTTCATCGACGCCGACGGCGACATCGCGCCGCACCACCTGGCCACCTACCTGATGCTGGCCCGCGGTGGCGACCACACGGCGGTCTACGCCGACAAGCGACACTCCGGCTCGGTCAGCGGTGCCACCCGACTCCGCAAGCTCATCTCGATCGTCTACTCGACCCTGGTCGCCCTGCTCTTCCTGCTCAAGGTCAAGGACACCCAGACCGGCTGCAAGATCATCCGCCGGGACGCGCTGGCCCAGCTGCTGCCGCACCTGCGTGAGCAGCGGTTCGCCTTCGACCTGGAGTTCTTCGTCGCCGCCAAGGCCGCCGGCATCGGCAACATGCAGGCCGCCCCGGTCGCCCTGAACACCGGCGCCAACGGCAGCACGGTCACCACCAACACGATCGTCCGCACGCTGCGCGACACCGTCACGATCCACCGCCGGCACCTGGCCGGTCACTACCGTCAGGCCGCCGCCTGA